A stretch of Citrobacter amalonaticus Y19 DNA encodes these proteins:
- a CDS encoding HNH endonuclease signature motif containing protein codes for MTSDKNQTDKLARDIKDKVLARPAGSSGELVEYRSVHEFMSLTRTGTPADARQFRLAVKAKGIAIWPDDDPRVGQQFARDGIRWEVRLKTFWPESQDPFDDDLDENVSPKRSGYRRYGTMSRPDQKKFSDRVYFNCMERCVVTGVKTKCRGEAAHLIEHHKAGSDHWSNGLWLRADIHRLYDNGLCVINPSTLTIHFHPSILAKDDDLIAYEARPILSTRKPVNPAWLKSRWDAHTWLK; via the coding sequence ATGACTTCAGATAAAAATCAAACCGATAAACTCGCCCGCGATATTAAGGACAAGGTTCTCGCCAGGCCAGCTGGCTCATCAGGAGAGCTAGTGGAGTACCGAAGTGTCCATGAATTTATGTCACTAACCCGCACGGGAACCCCTGCTGATGCCCGCCAGTTCCGGCTGGCTGTTAAAGCTAAGGGAATAGCTATCTGGCCCGATGATGACCCACGCGTAGGGCAGCAATTTGCACGTGACGGCATTCGCTGGGAAGTTCGTCTGAAGACCTTCTGGCCTGAGAGTCAGGATCCATTTGACGATGACCTGGATGAGAACGTCTCACCAAAACGCTCTGGATATCGCCGGTACGGTACGATGTCCCGTCCTGATCAGAAGAAATTCAGCGACAGGGTATACTTCAACTGCATGGAGCGGTGTGTCGTCACCGGTGTAAAGACAAAATGCAGGGGAGAAGCAGCACATCTGATTGAGCATCATAAAGCGGGCTCTGACCACTGGAGTAATGGCTTGTGGCTTCGGGCAGACATACATCGGTTATACGACAACGGCCTGTGTGTGATTAATCCCAGCACCCTGACAATCCATTTCCACCCCAGTATCCTGGCTAAGGATGACGATCTCATCGCGTATGAAGCCCGGCCAATTTTATCGACAAGAAAGCCTGTAAACCCGGCCTGGCTTAAATCCCGTTGGGATGCACATACCTGGCTGAAGTAA